Proteins encoded within one genomic window of Bradyrhizobium sp. 186:
- a CDS encoding ActS/PrrB/RegB family redox-sensitive histidine kinase, whose amino-acid sequence MTETADTNFRHAQRHIRLDTILRLRWLAVLGQLAAIFIVAQGLEFNVEIVPCVSIIALSAALNLALQTAANPMQRLEPIQAAGLLALNIVELAGLLFFTGGLQNPFSFLFLAPVLISATALPARLTFGLGLLAVACASILFFFYLPLPWDADDPLVLPPIYLVGVWLSIVLAIGVTSLYSFQVTQEARKLADALAATELVLTREQHLTQLDGLAAAAAHELGTPLATIFLISRELEKTVKEPIFAADLKTLREQTQRCRDILSKITQLSSTGAPFDRMKLSELIEEVVAPHRDFGVDIKIRIAIAAATEPVGSRNPAVLYGVGNIIENAVDFARTTAEVNAWWNNDTIEIVISDDGPGIPPDMLNRIGEPYLSRRRTQDEGGGLGLGVFIARTLLERTGAKVSFTNRTFPDHGAVVQIAWPRERFEAIETFEETIG is encoded by the coding sequence ATGACCGAGACCGCCGACACCAACTTCCGCCACGCGCAGCGACACATCCGCCTGGACACGATCCTGCGATTGCGCTGGCTCGCGGTGCTGGGCCAGCTCGCCGCGATCTTCATCGTGGCGCAGGGGCTCGAGTTCAACGTCGAGATCGTCCCCTGTGTCAGCATCATCGCCCTGTCGGCAGCGCTCAATCTGGCTCTGCAAACCGCGGCCAATCCGATGCAGCGGCTCGAGCCGATCCAGGCGGCCGGACTGCTTGCGCTGAACATCGTGGAACTGGCGGGGCTGCTGTTTTTCACCGGCGGGCTACAGAACCCGTTCTCGTTCCTGTTCCTCGCGCCCGTGCTGATCTCGGCCACGGCGCTGCCCGCCCGCCTCACATTCGGCCTCGGTCTCCTGGCCGTGGCCTGCGCCTCGATCCTGTTCTTCTTCTATCTGCCACTGCCCTGGGACGCGGATGACCCATTGGTGCTGCCGCCGATCTATCTCGTCGGCGTCTGGCTCTCGATCGTGCTCGCGATCGGCGTCACAAGCCTTTACTCGTTCCAGGTGACCCAGGAGGCGCGGAAGCTTGCGGACGCGCTGGCTGCAACAGAACTGGTGCTGACGCGCGAGCAGCATCTGACCCAACTCGACGGGCTGGCTGCGGCCGCCGCGCACGAGCTAGGCACGCCGCTCGCGACCATCTTCCTGATCTCGCGCGAGCTGGAAAAGACCGTGAAGGAGCCGATCTTTGCCGCCGACCTGAAAACCTTGCGCGAACAGACGCAGCGCTGCCGCGACATCCTGAGCAAGATCACCCAGCTCTCCTCCACCGGCGCGCCGTTCGATCGCATGAAGCTGTCGGAGCTGATCGAGGAGGTGGTGGCGCCGCACCGCGACTTCGGCGTCGACATCAAGATACGGATTGCGATTGCCGCCGCGACCGAGCCGGTCGGCTCGCGCAACCCGGCGGTCCTCTACGGCGTCGGCAACATCATCGAGAACGCCGTCGATTTCGCGCGCACCACCGCCGAGGTGAATGCCTGGTGGAACAACGACACCATCGAGATCGTGATCTCCGACGATGGACCGGGCATTCCGCCCGATATGTTGAACCGGATCGGCGAGCCGTATCTGTCGCGGCGGCGCACCCAGGATGAAGGCGGCGGCCTCGGGCTGGGCGTGTTCATCGCACGAACCTTGCTGGAACGCACCGGCGCCAAGGTCTCGTTTACCAATCGGACCTTCCCGGACCACGGTGCGGTAGTCCAGATTGCGTGGCCGAGGGAGCGTTTTGAGGCTATCGAGACCTTCGAAGAAACAATAGGATAG
- the phaZ gene encoding polyhydroxyalkanoate depolymerase, giving the protein MPIGEFGGAPPLAAEGSPVLTTPMYWMYEMAQASLNPARAITDAIRLLFQNPLNPWARTEVGKSVAAACELFERTTRRYGKPEWGLNDTEVNGIRVPVEVHSVWEKPFCRLLYFERKFTRPLRSPQPRVLIVAPMSGHYATLLRGTVEALLPAHDVYMTDWADARMVPLSEGRFDLDDYIDYVIEMLHVLGGNNHVIAVCQPSVPVVAAVSIMEARRDPFVPTSMTLMGGPIDTRRNPTAVNDLAQERGIDWFRNNVITKVPFPHPGMMRDVYPGFLQLNGFISMNFDRHMDAHKQLFANLVKGDGDLVDKHRDFYDEYLAVMDLSAEYYLQTVDTVFVKHSLPKGEMTHRGTRVDPSKVTRVALMTVEGENDDISGLGQTEATHALCSSIPDHRRVHYVQKGVGHYGVFNGSRFKSEIVPRIHDFMVSAANPNASQALAAE; this is encoded by the coding sequence ATGCCTATTGGTGAGTTTGGCGGCGCGCCGCCCCTGGCGGCCGAAGGCAGTCCGGTCCTGACGACGCCGATGTACTGGATGTACGAGATGGCGCAGGCCTCTCTCAATCCGGCGCGCGCCATCACCGACGCGATCAGGCTCCTGTTTCAGAATCCGCTGAATCCCTGGGCGCGTACCGAGGTCGGCAAGTCGGTGGCCGCGGCCTGCGAATTGTTCGAGCGCACCACGCGGCGCTACGGCAAGCCGGAATGGGGTCTCAACGACACCGAGGTCAACGGCATCCGCGTCCCCGTCGAGGTTCACTCCGTGTGGGAAAAGCCGTTTTGCCGGCTGCTCTACTTCGAACGCAAGTTCACCCGTCCGCTGCGCAGTCCGCAGCCGCGCGTGCTGATCGTGGCGCCGATGTCCGGTCATTACGCGACGCTTCTGCGCGGCACGGTCGAAGCCCTTCTACCGGCGCATGACGTCTACATGACCGATTGGGCCGATGCGCGCATGGTGCCGCTCAGCGAAGGCCGTTTCGATCTCGACGACTACATCGACTACGTGATCGAGATGCTGCACGTGCTTGGCGGCAACAACCATGTGATCGCGGTGTGCCAGCCCTCGGTTCCCGTCGTCGCCGCCGTCTCGATCATGGAAGCGCGGCGCGATCCCTTCGTGCCGACCTCGATGACGCTGATGGGCGGTCCGATCGACACGCGCCGCAATCCGACCGCGGTGAACGACCTCGCCCAGGAGCGCGGCATCGACTGGTTCCGCAACAACGTCATCACCAAGGTGCCGTTCCCGCATCCTGGCATGATGCGCGACGTCTATCCGGGATTCCTGCAGCTCAACGGCTTCATCAGCATGAATTTCGATCGGCACATGGATGCCCACAAGCAGCTCTTTGCCAATCTGGTGAAGGGCGACGGCGACCTCGTCGACAAGCATCGCGACTTCTATGACGAGTATCTCGCGGTGATGGATCTCTCTGCCGAATATTATCTGCAAACCGTCGACACCGTGTTCGTGAAGCACTCGCTGCCGAAGGGCGAGATGACCCATCGCGGAACTCGCGTTGATCCCTCGAAGGTCACGCGCGTGGCGTTGATGACGGTCGAAGGCGAGAACGACGACATCTCCGGTCTCGGTCAGACCGAAGCGACGCACGCATTGTGCAGTTCGATTCCCGATCATCGCCGCGTTCATTACGTCCAGAAGGGTGTCGGACATTACGGCGTGTTCAACGGCTCGCGCTTCAAGTCGGAAATCGTGCCGCGGATTCACGATTTCATGGTCTCGGCAGCGAATCCGAACGCATCGCAGGCTCTCGCAGCCGAATAG
- a CDS encoding ActR/PrrA/RegA family redox response regulator transcription factor, with amino-acid sequence MNAIAELNEQTDRSLLIVEDDKPFLERLSRAMETRGFAVTSCDTVSDGLAQIGKAAPAFAVVDLRLGDGNGLDVVSALKKKRPEARAIVLTGYGNIATAVTAVKMGAIDYLSKPADADDVVAALLSTGTDKSELPANPMSADRVRWEHIQRIYEMCNRNVSETARRLNMHRRTLQRILAKRAPR; translated from the coding sequence TTGAACGCCATCGCCGAACTGAACGAACAGACCGACCGCTCGCTTCTCATCGTGGAGGACGACAAGCCGTTTCTGGAGCGGCTGTCGCGCGCGATGGAGACCCGCGGCTTCGCGGTGACATCTTGTGACACCGTCTCGGATGGCCTCGCACAGATCGGCAAGGCTGCACCCGCATTCGCAGTGGTCGATTTGCGGCTCGGCGACGGCAACGGCCTCGACGTGGTCTCGGCGCTGAAGAAGAAGCGGCCCGAAGCCCGCGCCATCGTGCTGACCGGCTATGGCAACATCGCCACCGCCGTCACCGCGGTGAAGATGGGCGCAATCGACTACCTCTCCAAGCCGGCCGACGCCGACGACGTCGTCGCCGCGCTGCTCTCGACCGGCACGGACAAATCCGAGCTGCCTGCAAACCCGATGTCGGCTGACCGCGTCCGCTGGGAGCACATCCAGCGCATCTACGAGATGTGCAACCGCAACGTCTCGGAGACGGCGCGGAGGCTCAACATGCACCGGCGTACGTTGCAGCGCATTCTTGCGAAGCGCGCGCCGAGGTAA
- a CDS encoding MBL fold metallo-hydrolase, producing the protein MTEQNETQDSQQAESQTAKAGAIIVPVTLFEQNCTIIWDEPGKKAVVIDPGGDVPKILDAIKQTGVTVEKIWLTHGHIDHVGGAAELRDALKVPIEGPHVADKFLLDNVVESGARFGMTGVRNFAPDRWLDEGDSVSIGGLQFEILHCPGHSPGSVAFFNKELRFAHVGDVLFAGSVGRTDLPGGSHATLINSIKTKLLPIGDDVGFICGHGAGSSIGQERMTNPFITGEI; encoded by the coding sequence ATGACCGAGCAAAACGAGACCCAAGACTCACAGCAGGCCGAATCCCAAACAGCAAAGGCTGGCGCGATCATCGTTCCCGTGACGCTGTTCGAGCAGAACTGCACCATCATCTGGGACGAGCCCGGCAAGAAGGCCGTGGTGATCGATCCCGGCGGGGACGTGCCGAAGATTTTGGACGCGATCAAGCAGACCGGCGTCACCGTGGAGAAGATCTGGCTCACCCACGGCCATATCGACCATGTCGGCGGCGCCGCCGAGCTGCGCGATGCGCTGAAGGTGCCAATCGAAGGTCCGCATGTGGCCGACAAGTTCCTGCTCGACAATGTGGTCGAGAGCGGCGCGCGCTTCGGCATGACCGGCGTGCGCAACTTTGCACCCGATCGCTGGCTCGACGAAGGCGACAGCGTCTCGATCGGCGGCTTGCAGTTCGAGATCCTGCATTGCCCCGGCCACTCGCCCGGCAGCGTGGCGTTCTTCAACAAGGAGCTGCGCTTCGCCCATGTCGGCGACGTCCTGTTCGCCGGCTCGGTCGGGCGCACCGACCTGCCCGGCGGCAGTCACGCGACGCTGATCAACTCGATCAAGACCAAGCTGCTGCCGATCGGCGACGATGTCGGCTTCATCTGCGGCCACGGCGCGGGCTCGAGCATCGGCCAGGAGCGGATGACCAATCCGTTCATCACCGGCGAGATTTAA
- a CDS encoding SprT family zinc-dependent metalloprotease — translation MICFCAERFPWRRLWQNRGALLPPGLTDMATRALLYRRPHEPKTLLITHGSQFFAIRLRRHRRARRYTLRIHPSDREAILTMPPRGTLAEARDFAQRHGAWIAARLGRLPKAAPFQPGTVIPLRGVPHRIVHRAGTRGTVWTEVRDSGERILCVAGGVDHADRRVHDFLKREARRDLQRSAEAYAVEFGVRVKRLSIRDQSSRWGSCTSAGSLSFSWRLILAPPFVLDYLAAHEVAHLVEMNHSARFWRVCGKACPSMERAKKWLDTHGNDLHRYGAED, via the coding sequence ATGATTTGTTTTTGCGCCGAGCGCTTTCCCTGGCGGCGGTTATGGCAGAATCGGGGCGCACTCCTGCCCCCCGGACTGACAGACATGGCCACTCGCGCGCTCCTCTATCGTCGGCCCCACGAACCAAAGACCCTCCTGATCACCCACGGATCGCAATTTTTTGCGATTCGGCTGCGCCGGCACCGCCGAGCGCGCCGTTACACGCTGAGAATTCATCCGAGCGACCGCGAAGCCATCCTCACCATGCCGCCGCGCGGCACGCTCGCCGAGGCAAGGGACTTCGCGCAGCGTCACGGCGCGTGGATCGCGGCGCGTCTCGGCCGCTTGCCGAAGGCCGCACCGTTCCAGCCTGGCACAGTGATACCGCTTCGCGGTGTTCCCCATCGCATCGTTCATCGCGCCGGCACACGCGGCACGGTGTGGACGGAAGTGCGTGACTCCGGTGAGCGCATTCTCTGCGTTGCCGGCGGCGTCGACCATGCCGACCGTCGCGTCCATGACTTCCTCAAGCGCGAGGCGCGCCGCGATCTTCAGCGTTCGGCGGAAGCCTATGCCGTCGAGTTCGGCGTCAGGGTCAAGCGTCTCTCGATCCGCGATCAGTCCAGCCGCTGGGGCTCCTGCACCTCGGCGGGCTCGCTGTCGTTCTCCTGGCGCCTGATCCTCGCGCCCCCCTTCGTGCTCGACTATCTCGCCGCGCACGAGGTCGCCCATCTCGTCGAGATGAACCACTCGGCGCGGTTCTGGCGGGTGTGCGGGAAGGCCTGCCCGTCAATGGAGCGCGCCAAGAAGTGGCTCGATACGCACGGCAATGACCTGCACCGGTACGGGGCCGAGGATTAG
- a CDS encoding ABC transporter permease codes for MSEFVLYRGISVQRIGAMILRYWYLLMSSWPRLLELLYWPALQVITWGFLQLYIAQNANFFARAGGTLIGAVILWDILFRGQLGFSISFLEEMWARNIGNLMMSPLRPIEFLLSLMIMSLIRLAIGVIPMTLLALFLFHFNVYGLGLPLIAFFCNLIFTSWAVGIFVSGLVLRNGLGAESIVWTLMFAILPLACVYYPVSVLPTSLQYIAWALPPTYVFEGMRALLIEQTFRTDLMLAALVINAVLLVASFGAFLALLRSAKKHGSLLSGGE; via the coding sequence ATGAGCGAGTTCGTCCTTTATCGCGGCATTTCCGTGCAACGCATCGGCGCGATGATCCTGCGCTACTGGTATCTGCTGATGTCGTCCTGGCCGCGGCTGCTCGAGCTGCTGTACTGGCCGGCGCTCCAGGTCATCACCTGGGGCTTCCTCCAGCTCTACATCGCCCAAAACGCCAATTTCTTCGCGCGCGCCGGCGGCACACTGATCGGCGCGGTCATCCTCTGGGACATCCTGTTCCGCGGACAGCTCGGCTTCTCAATCTCGTTTCTGGAGGAGATGTGGGCGCGCAACATCGGCAATCTCATGATGAGCCCGCTGAGGCCGATCGAGTTTCTGTTGTCGCTCATGATCATGAGCCTGATCCGGCTCGCGATCGGCGTCATTCCGATGACGCTGCTCGCGCTGTTCTTGTTTCACTTCAACGTCTACGGTCTCGGCCTGCCGCTGATTGCCTTCTTCTGCAACCTGATCTTCACGAGCTGGGCGGTCGGCATCTTCGTCTCGGGACTCGTGCTGAGGAACGGGTTAGGGGCCGAGAGCATCGTCTGGACCTTGATGTTCGCGATCCTGCCGCTCGCCTGCGTCTACTATCCCGTCAGCGTGTTGCCCACCTCGCTGCAATATATCGCCTGGGCGCTGCCGCCGACCTACGTGTTCGAGGGGATGCGCGCGCTCCTGATCGAACAAACCTTCAGGACCGACCTGATGCTGGCTGCGTTAGTCATCAATGCGGTGCTGCTGGTTGCATCTTTTGGGGCATTCCTTGCCCTTTTGCGCAGCGCCAAGAAACATGGCTCGCTGCTGTCGGGCGGTGAATGA
- a CDS encoding alpha-amylase family protein — MIDDLWYKNGVFYCLSVGTYMDANGDGVGDFKGLLRRLDYLHGLGITTIWLMPFQSSPGRDDGYDIADYYSVDSRYGTLGDFVEFTHGCKQRGIRVIIDLVVNHTSDQHHWFKEARRSKDSPYRDWYVWSDKKPANANQGMVFPGVQKSTWTRDKEAGAWYFHRFYDFQPDLNTSNPHVQAEILKIMGFWIQLGVSGFRMDAVPFVIATKGAKMKKPVEQYDMLRAFREFLQWRQGDAIILAEANVLPETDMEYFGRDGDRMHMMFNFHVNQHLFYALASGDSRPLAKALKATKPRPASAQWGLFLRNHDELDLGRLTKAQRDLVFKRLGPDKDMQLYDRGIRRRLAPMLGGDRRRLELAYSLMCTLPGTPVIRYGDEIAMGDDLSLPERNCSRTPMQWSTEPRGGFTKSDKPACPVIDKGPYGFEHVNAAKQRRDPNSMLNWTERIVRMRKEVPEIGWGDFAIVPTRDPAVFIVRYDWRNNSVLFVHNLDEKQREIAFSVRLPGDAGEHLINLLAEDHSHADKRGQHRIVLEPYGYRWYRVGGLDYLLKRSDVGGNTARGGAHPR, encoded by the coding sequence ATGATCGACGATCTCTGGTACAAGAACGGTGTGTTCTACTGCCTGTCGGTCGGCACCTATATGGACGCCAACGGCGACGGCGTCGGCGATTTCAAGGGCCTGTTGCGCCGGCTCGATTATCTGCACGGCCTCGGCATCACCACGATCTGGCTGATGCCGTTCCAGTCCTCGCCGGGCCGCGACGACGGCTACGACATCGCCGACTATTACAGCGTCGATTCCCGCTACGGCACGCTCGGCGATTTCGTCGAATTCACCCACGGCTGCAAGCAGCGCGGCATCCGCGTCATCATCGATCTCGTCGTCAACCACACCTCGGACCAGCATCACTGGTTCAAGGAGGCGCGGCGCTCGAAGGATTCGCCCTATCGCGACTGGTATGTGTGGTCCGACAAGAAGCCCGCCAACGCCAACCAGGGCATGGTGTTTCCCGGCGTGCAAAAGTCGACATGGACGCGCGACAAGGAAGCCGGCGCCTGGTACTTCCACCGCTTCTACGATTTCCAGCCCGATCTCAACACCTCGAACCCGCACGTCCAGGCCGAGATCCTCAAGATCATGGGTTTCTGGATCCAGCTCGGCGTGTCCGGCTTCCGCATGGACGCCGTGCCGTTCGTGATTGCGACGAAGGGCGCGAAGATGAAGAAGCCGGTCGAACAGTACGACATGCTGCGCGCGTTCCGCGAATTCCTGCAATGGCGGCAGGGCGATGCCATCATCCTCGCCGAAGCCAACGTGCTGCCGGAAACGGACATGGAATATTTCGGCCGCGATGGCGACCGCATGCACATGATGTTCAACTTCCACGTCAACCAGCATCTGTTCTATGCGCTGGCCTCCGGCGACTCCCGTCCGCTGGCGAAAGCGCTGAAGGCGACCAAGCCGCGGCCGGCCTCGGCGCAATGGGGGCTATTCCTGCGCAATCACGACGAGCTCGATCTCGGCCGGTTGACCAAGGCGCAGCGCGACCTCGTGTTCAAACGCCTCGGTCCCGACAAGGACATGCAGCTCTACGACCGCGGTATCCGCCGCCGCCTCGCACCGATGCTGGGCGGCGACCGACGGCGGCTCGAACTGGCCTACAGCCTGATGTGCACGCTGCCGGGAACGCCTGTGATCCGTTACGGCGACGAGATCGCCATGGGCGACGATCTTTCGCTGCCCGAACGCAATTGCTCGCGCACGCCGATGCAATGGTCGACCGAGCCGCGGGGTGGCTTCACCAAGAGCGACAAGCCGGCGTGCCCGGTCATCGACAAGGGCCCCTACGGGTTCGAACACGTCAATGCCGCAAAACAGCGGCGCGATCCAAATTCGATGCTGAACTGGACCGAGCGCATCGTCCGCATGCGCAAGGAGGTGCCAGAAATTGGCTGGGGTGATTTCGCGATCGTTCCAACGCGCGATCCCGCCGTCTTCATCGTGCGCTACGACTGGCGCAACAATTCCGTTCTGTTCGTGCACAATCTCGACGAAAAGCAGCGTGAGATCGCGTTCTCGGTCCGGCTGCCCGGCGACGCGGGAGAGCACCTGATCAACCTGCTCGCGGAAGACCACAGCCACGCCGACAAACGCGGCCAGCACCGCATCGTGCTGGAGCCCTACGGCTATCGCTGGTACCGCGTCGGCGGGCTGGACTATCTGCTGAAGCGCAGCGACGTCGGCGGGAATACGGCTCGCGGGGGAGCGCATCCGAGGTGA
- a CDS encoding ABC transporter ATP-binding protein — protein sequence MTGNDNASSRPTVADGTLSAVIEADRLVKVYKQTRAVDDISFSLARGSITGLLGGNGAGKTTTIAMIMGLVLPTSGRVQVLGHRMPEQSAAVLGRMNFESPYVDMPMRLTVRQNLTVFGKLYAVKNLADRIAKLADDLDLTEFIDRANGKLSAGQKTRVALAKALINQPELLLLDEPTASLDPDTADWVRAHLETYRKAHNATILLASHNMLEVERLCDRVIIMKRGRIEDDDTPEAIMARYNRTTLEEVFLDVARGRVNGVPEDAR from the coding sequence ATGACCGGGAACGACAATGCTTCAAGTCGGCCGACTGTCGCGGATGGCACTTTGTCCGCGGTGATCGAGGCCGACCGTCTCGTCAAGGTCTACAAGCAGACCCGCGCGGTCGACGACATCTCCTTTTCGCTTGCTCGCGGCAGCATCACCGGCCTTCTGGGCGGTAACGGCGCCGGCAAGACCACCACCATCGCGATGATCATGGGGCTGGTGCTGCCGACTTCCGGCCGCGTGCAGGTGCTCGGGCATCGCATGCCGGAGCAGAGCGCCGCGGTGCTGGGGCGGATGAATTTCGAGAGCCCCTATGTCGACATGCCGATGCGGCTTACGGTGCGGCAGAACCTCACCGTCTTCGGCAAGCTCTATGCGGTGAAGAATCTCGCCGACCGCATCGCAAAGCTGGCCGACGATCTCGATCTCACCGAATTCATCGACCGCGCCAACGGCAAGCTCTCCGCGGGCCAGAAGACCCGCGTCGCGCTCGCCAAAGCGCTGATCAACCAGCCCGAACTGTTGCTGCTGGACGAGCCGACCGCTTCGCTCGACCCTGATACAGCCGACTGGGTGCGGGCGCATCTGGAGACCTATCGCAAGGCGCACAACGCCACCATCCTGCTGGCCTCGCACAACATGCTCGAGGTCGAGCGGCTCTGCGACCGCGTCATCATCATGAAGCGCGGTCGCATCGAGGACGACGATACGCCGGAGGCCATCATGGCCCGCTACAACCGCACCACGCTGGAGGAGGTGTTTCTGGACGTCGCGCGCGGCCGGGTGAACGGCGTCCCGGAGGACGCGCGATGA
- a CDS encoding MmcB family DNA repair protein: protein MDNTARNIALVPPPDGRQSETALAIARGTARLLRSLGFACISELPLPSGRRADLVALNECGEIWIVEIKSSVEDLRADQKWHEYRAHCDRLFFAFTQDLPCEIFPEGTGLIIADAYGAHLHCEAPEHKLPAPTRKQMTVRFAMAAALRINRLVDPQGHADFWE from the coding sequence ATGGACAACACCGCCCGCAACATCGCCCTCGTGCCGCCGCCCGACGGGCGTCAATCCGAGACGGCGCTGGCGATCGCGCGCGGCACGGCGCGGCTGCTGCGTTCGCTTGGTTTCGCCTGCATCAGCGAATTGCCGCTGCCGTCAGGCCGGCGCGCAGATCTCGTCGCGCTGAACGAGTGCGGCGAGATCTGGATCGTCGAGATCAAGTCGTCGGTGGAGGATCTGCGCGCCGATCAGAAATGGCACGAATACCGCGCCCATTGCGACCGGCTGTTCTTTGCCTTCACGCAGGATCTGCCTTGCGAGATTTTTCCGGAAGGCACCGGCCTGATCATTGCCGATGCCTATGGCGCGCATCTGCATTGCGAGGCGCCCGAGCACAAACTGCCCGCGCCGACGCGCAAGCAGATGACGGTGCGCTTCGCGATGGCGGCGGCGCTCAGGATCAACCGGCTGGTCGATCCGCAGGGGCACGCGGATTTTTGGGAATAG
- a CDS encoding alpha-amylase family glycosyl hydrolase: MAQGDETWWRDGIFYQIYPRSFQDSDGDGVGDLAGILRRLPYVKSLGVDAIWLSPIFPSPMADFGYDISDYTGIEPLFGTMEDFDALLSSAHDNGLKLILDLVPNHTSERHPWFVESRSSRDNPKRGWYIWRDPGPDGGVPNNWLSEFGGSAWQFDDTTGQYYYHAFLAQQPDLNWRNPEVRAAIYGVMRFWLDKGVDGFRVDVIWHLIKDAEFRDNPPNPHYVEGRPPHEKILTQYSTDQLEVHDVIAEMRRVTDAYGARVLIGEIYLPLHRLMAYYGNDLTGAQMPFNFALLSTFWSARSIEKIVEDYEQALPKGAWPNWVLGNHDRPRVASRVGPEQARVAAMLLLTLRGTPTLYYGDEIGMHQLAIAPEDVRDPFEKNVPGIGVGRDGCRTPMQWDSSNFGGYSEVRPWLPLPEDHIRENVVNLEADTRSILSLYKRLIALRKTCPPLVSGDYHPIAAQGDLLVYRREAEGRAMIVVLNLGPDPIAVTTSSVRFGSEILLSTFLDREGERLEGVLDLRGNEGVVVAPPS; this comes from the coding sequence ATGGCTCAGGGCGACGAGACTTGGTGGCGCGACGGCATCTTCTATCAGATTTACCCGCGCTCCTTTCAGGACTCAGATGGTGACGGCGTCGGCGATCTCGCCGGCATCCTCCGGCGGCTGCCTTACGTGAAATCGCTCGGCGTCGACGCGATCTGGCTATCGCCGATCTTTCCTTCGCCGATGGCCGATTTCGGCTACGACATTTCGGACTATACCGGCATCGAGCCCCTGTTCGGCACGATGGAGGATTTCGACGCGCTGCTCAGCTCCGCGCATGACAACGGGCTGAAGCTGATTCTCGATCTCGTGCCCAACCACACCTCCGAGCGGCATCCCTGGTTCGTCGAGAGCCGGTCCTCGCGCGACAATCCCAAGCGCGGCTGGTACATCTGGCGCGATCCGGGGCCTGACGGCGGCGTACCGAACAACTGGCTGTCCGAGTTCGGCGGCAGCGCGTGGCAGTTCGACGACACCACAGGTCAATATTACTACCACGCCTTCCTCGCCCAGCAGCCAGACCTGAACTGGCGTAATCCGGAGGTCCGCGCGGCGATCTACGGCGTGATGCGGTTCTGGCTCGACAAGGGCGTCGACGGTTTTCGCGTCGATGTGATCTGGCACCTGATCAAAGACGCCGAATTCCGCGACAATCCGCCAAACCCGCATTACGTCGAGGGCCGACCGCCGCACGAAAAGATCCTGACGCAATACTCCACCGACCAGCTGGAGGTGCATGACGTCATCGCCGAGATGCGGCGCGTCACCGATGCCTATGGCGCGCGCGTGCTGATCGGCGAGATCTATCTGCCGCTGCATCGCCTCATGGCCTATTACGGCAACGATCTCACCGGCGCGCAGATGCCGTTCAACTTCGCGCTGCTCTCGACCTTCTGGAGCGCGCGGTCGATCGAGAAGATTGTCGAGGATTACGAGCAGGCGCTGCCGAAAGGCGCCTGGCCGAACTGGGTGCTCGGCAACCACGACCGTCCGCGCGTCGCAAGCCGCGTCGGGCCGGAGCAGGCCCGTGTTGCCGCCATGTTGCTCCTGACATTGCGCGGCACGCCGACGCTCTATTATGGCGACGAGATCGGCATGCATCAGCTCGCGATTGCGCCCGAAGACGTGCGCGATCCCTTCGAGAAGAACGTGCCCGGCATCGGCGTCGGCCGCGACGGCTGCCGCACGCCGATGCAGTGGGATTCCTCCAACTTTGGCGGCTACTCGGAAGTCAGGCCGTGGCTGCCGCTGCCGGAGGACCATATCCGTGAGAACGTCGTCAATCTCGAAGCCGATACTCGCTCGATCCTCAGTCTCTACAAGCGGCTGATCGCGTTGCGGAAGACATGTCCTCCGCTGGTCTCGGGCGACTATCATCCGATCGCGGCGCAGGGCGATCTGCTGGTCTATCGCCGCGAGGCCGAGGGCAGGGCGATGATCGTGGTGCTCAATCTCGGCCCCGACCCGATCGCCGTCACCACCAGCTCTGTCCGCTTCGGTAGCGAGATATTGCTGTCGACGTTTCTCGATCGCGAGGGCGAGAGGCTAGAAGGCGTGCTGGATTTGCGTGGGAATGAGGGGGTCGTGGTGGCGCCGCCCTCTTAA